One Etheostoma spectabile isolate EspeVRDwgs_2016 chromosome 12, UIUC_Espe_1.0, whole genome shotgun sequence genomic window carries:
- the ranbp3b gene encoding ran-binding protein 3b isoform X5, with amino-acid sequence MADLANEDKAQKRSAEGSSAEDGEDSDKDEGSYCPPVKRERTSSFPPPHSEEKPVGFRLKPPTLIHGQAPSSGVPSQKPKEQQRSVLRPAVLQAPPSKSHIESNSSCGTNGVKKSSDGASVTQSFFLNNTEHSATLAKSQKHENEEDGASGNRDGDEREKKDTDVAISFVFGQNIKDRAKLEENSTEGKSKDGVPLDSQSEATNYFLQYISTPSSENAANSTDSGAKFVFGQNMSERVLSPPKGESSNEENKEVLAVPASEPSSQETTPEKVNSVSESLEESAAAYTKATAKKCILEKVDVKTGEESESNVLQMQCKLYVFEKTAQSWIERGRGLLRLNDMASTDDGTLQSRLVMRTQGSLRLILNTKLWPQMQVDKASEKSVRITAMDTEDQGVKVFLISASSKDIGQLAAALHHRILALKSRAEQEPETPTTTIPEAEVPQSNEDDSDEEDNASASASASTPATSNSEGGENQATGST; translated from the exons ATGGCGGACTTGGCAAACGAAG ATAAAGCACAGAAG CGATCTGCGGAGGGCTCAAGTGCAGAGGATGGAGAAG ATTCAGATAAAGACGAAGGGAGCTATTGCCCCCCTGTGAAAAGGGAAAGGACCTCATCGTTCCCACCCCCACATTCTG AGGAGAAGCCTGTAGGATTCCGTTTAAAGCCACCAACTCTCATACATGGACAGGCACCAAGTTCAG GCGTCCCAAGTCAGAAACCCAAGGAGCAGCAACGCAGTGTCCTCCGCCCTGCAGTCCTCCAGGCGCCGCCCTCTAAATCACATATAGAGTCCA ATTCCAGTTGTGGAACCAACGGTGTGAAAAAGTCATCAGATGGGGCATCTGTGACCCAGTCCTTCTTCCTGAACAACACAGAGCACTCAGCCACCCTGGCCAAGTCACAG AAACATGAAAATGAGGAAGATGGAGCAAGTGGTAACAGAGACGGAGAcgaaagagagaagaaggacACAGATGTAGCAATATCTTTTGTGTTTGGTCAGAATATTAAAGACAGAGCAAAG TTGGAAGAGAACAGTACAGAAGGCAAGTCAAAGGATGGTGTTCCGCTGGACTCTCAATCAGAGGCCACTAATTATTTCTTACAGTACATCTCTACCCCAAG TTCAGAAAATGCCGCAAACAGTACAGACAGTGGGGCAAAATTTGTTTTTGGGCAGAACATGTCTGAACGAGTTCTG agTCCCCCGAAGGGCGAGTCCtcaaatgaggaaaataaagaaGTTTTAGCTGTCCCGGCTTCAGAGCCCTCATCCCAGGAAACCACCCCAGAGAAGG TGAACAGCGTGTCAGAGTCTTTGGAGGAGTCTGCAGCAGCTTACACCAAAGCCACAGCCAAGAAGTGCATCTTAGAGAAAGTTGACGTCAAAACTGGAGAGGAATCAGAAAGCAATGTTTTGCAG ATGCAGTGCAAGTTATATGTTTTTGAGAAGACTGCTCAGTCATGGATAGAGAGAGGTCGAGGTTTGCTGAGGCTCAACGACATGGCATCAACAGACGATGGCACGCTACAGTCCCGTCTAG TGATGAGGACCCAGGGCAGCCTCCGGTTGATCCTCAACACTAAACTTTGGCCCCAGATGCAGGTGGACAAGGCCAGCGAGAAGAGTGTACGAATCACTGCCATGGACACAGAGGACCAGGGGGTCAAGGTCTTTCTAATATCG gctagcTCTAAGGACATAGGTCAACTGGCTGCAGCGTTACATCACCGTATCTTAGCCCTGAAGAGCAGGGCAGAGCAGGAGCCTGAGACCCCAACGACAACCATCCCCGAGGCCGAGGTACCACAGTCTAACGAGGACGACAGCGACGAGGAAGACAATGCCTCTGCCTCAGCTTCAGCCTCCACTCCTGCTACGA GTAattcagagggaggagagaaccAGGCAACAGGAAGCACATAG
- the ranbp3b gene encoding ran-binding protein 3b isoform X6: MADLANEDKPAIAPPVFVFQKDKAQKRSAEGSSAEDGEDSDKDEGSYCPPVKRERTSSFPPPHSVPKNNVFMPSSFCQSPTGNSDSEPEEKPVGFRLKPPTLIHGQAPSSGVPSQKPKEQQRSVLRPAVLQAPPSKSHIESNSSCGTNGVKKSSDGASVTQSFFLNNTEHSATLAKSQLEENSTEGKSKDGVPLDSQSEATNYFLQYISTPSSENAANSTDSGAKFVFGQNMSERVLSPPKGESSNEENKEVLAVPASEPSSQETTPEKVNSVSESLEESAAAYTKATAKKCILEKVDVKTGEESESNVLQMQCKLYVFEKTAQSWIERGRGLLRLNDMASTDDGTLQSRLVMRTQGSLRLILNTKLWPQMQVDKASEKSVRITAMDTEDQGVKVFLISASSKDIGQLAAALHHRILALKSRAEQEPETPTTTIPEAEVPQSNEDDSDEEDNASASASASTPATSNSEGGENQATGST, from the exons ATGGCGGACTTGGCAAACGAAG ACAAGCCTGCCATAGCACCccctgtgtttgttttccaAAAAGATAAAGCACAGAAG CGATCTGCGGAGGGCTCAAGTGCAGAGGATGGAGAAG ATTCAGATAAAGACGAAGGGAGCTATTGCCCCCCTGTGAAAAGGGAAAGGACCTCATCGTTCCCACCCCCACATTCTG TTCCCAAGAACAATGTATTCATGCCCTCAAGTTTCTGCCAGTCTCCAACTGGGAACTCTGACTCTGAGCCAG AGGAGAAGCCTGTAGGATTCCGTTTAAAGCCACCAACTCTCATACATGGACAGGCACCAAGTTCAG GCGTCCCAAGTCAGAAACCCAAGGAGCAGCAACGCAGTGTCCTCCGCCCTGCAGTCCTCCAGGCGCCGCCCTCTAAATCACATATAGAGTCCA ATTCCAGTTGTGGAACCAACGGTGTGAAAAAGTCATCAGATGGGGCATCTGTGACCCAGTCCTTCTTCCTGAACAACACAGAGCACTCAGCCACCCTGGCCAAGTCACAG TTGGAAGAGAACAGTACAGAAGGCAAGTCAAAGGATGGTGTTCCGCTGGACTCTCAATCAGAGGCCACTAATTATTTCTTACAGTACATCTCTACCCCAAG TTCAGAAAATGCCGCAAACAGTACAGACAGTGGGGCAAAATTTGTTTTTGGGCAGAACATGTCTGAACGAGTTCTG agTCCCCCGAAGGGCGAGTCCtcaaatgaggaaaataaagaaGTTTTAGCTGTCCCGGCTTCAGAGCCCTCATCCCAGGAAACCACCCCAGAGAAGG TGAACAGCGTGTCAGAGTCTTTGGAGGAGTCTGCAGCAGCTTACACCAAAGCCACAGCCAAGAAGTGCATCTTAGAGAAAGTTGACGTCAAAACTGGAGAGGAATCAGAAAGCAATGTTTTGCAG ATGCAGTGCAAGTTATATGTTTTTGAGAAGACTGCTCAGTCATGGATAGAGAGAGGTCGAGGTTTGCTGAGGCTCAACGACATGGCATCAACAGACGATGGCACGCTACAGTCCCGTCTAG TGATGAGGACCCAGGGCAGCCTCCGGTTGATCCTCAACACTAAACTTTGGCCCCAGATGCAGGTGGACAAGGCCAGCGAGAAGAGTGTACGAATCACTGCCATGGACACAGAGGACCAGGGGGTCAAGGTCTTTCTAATATCG gctagcTCTAAGGACATAGGTCAACTGGCTGCAGCGTTACATCACCGTATCTTAGCCCTGAAGAGCAGGGCAGAGCAGGAGCCTGAGACCCCAACGACAACCATCCCCGAGGCCGAGGTACCACAGTCTAACGAGGACGACAGCGACGAGGAAGACAATGCCTCTGCCTCAGCTTCAGCCTCCACTCCTGCTACGA GTAattcagagggaggagagaaccAGGCAACAGGAAGCACATAG
- the ranbp3b gene encoding ran-binding protein 3b isoform X8, with product MADLANEDKPAIAPPVFVFQKDKAQKRSAEGSSAEDGEDSDKDEGSYCPPVKRERTSSFPPPHSVPKNNVFMPSSFCQSPTGNSDSEPEEKPVGFRLKPPTLIHGQAPSSDSSCGTNGVKKSSDGASVTQSFFLNNTEHSATLAKSQLEENSTEGKSKDGVPLDSQSEATNYFLQYISTPSSENAANSTDSGAKFVFGQNMSERVLSPPKGESSNEENKEVLAVPASEPSSQETTPEKVNSVSESLEESAAAYTKATAKKCILEKVDVKTGEESESNVLQMQCKLYVFEKTAQSWIERGRGLLRLNDMASTDDGTLQSRLVMRTQGSLRLILNTKLWPQMQVDKASEKSVRITAMDTEDQGVKVFLISASSKDIGQLAAALHHRILALKSRAEQEPETPTTTIPEAEVPQSNEDDSDEEDNASASASASTPATSNSEGGENQATGST from the exons ATGGCGGACTTGGCAAACGAAG ACAAGCCTGCCATAGCACCccctgtgtttgttttccaAAAAGATAAAGCACAGAAG CGATCTGCGGAGGGCTCAAGTGCAGAGGATGGAGAAG ATTCAGATAAAGACGAAGGGAGCTATTGCCCCCCTGTGAAAAGGGAAAGGACCTCATCGTTCCCACCCCCACATTCTG TTCCCAAGAACAATGTATTCATGCCCTCAAGTTTCTGCCAGTCTCCAACTGGGAACTCTGACTCTGAGCCAG AGGAGAAGCCTGTAGGATTCCGTTTAAAGCCACCAACTCTCATACATGGACAGGCACCAAGTTCAG ATTCCAGTTGTGGAACCAACGGTGTGAAAAAGTCATCAGATGGGGCATCTGTGACCCAGTCCTTCTTCCTGAACAACACAGAGCACTCAGCCACCCTGGCCAAGTCACAG TTGGAAGAGAACAGTACAGAAGGCAAGTCAAAGGATGGTGTTCCGCTGGACTCTCAATCAGAGGCCACTAATTATTTCTTACAGTACATCTCTACCCCAAG TTCAGAAAATGCCGCAAACAGTACAGACAGTGGGGCAAAATTTGTTTTTGGGCAGAACATGTCTGAACGAGTTCTG agTCCCCCGAAGGGCGAGTCCtcaaatgaggaaaataaagaaGTTTTAGCTGTCCCGGCTTCAGAGCCCTCATCCCAGGAAACCACCCCAGAGAAGG TGAACAGCGTGTCAGAGTCTTTGGAGGAGTCTGCAGCAGCTTACACCAAAGCCACAGCCAAGAAGTGCATCTTAGAGAAAGTTGACGTCAAAACTGGAGAGGAATCAGAAAGCAATGTTTTGCAG ATGCAGTGCAAGTTATATGTTTTTGAGAAGACTGCTCAGTCATGGATAGAGAGAGGTCGAGGTTTGCTGAGGCTCAACGACATGGCATCAACAGACGATGGCACGCTACAGTCCCGTCTAG TGATGAGGACCCAGGGCAGCCTCCGGTTGATCCTCAACACTAAACTTTGGCCCCAGATGCAGGTGGACAAGGCCAGCGAGAAGAGTGTACGAATCACTGCCATGGACACAGAGGACCAGGGGGTCAAGGTCTTTCTAATATCG gctagcTCTAAGGACATAGGTCAACTGGCTGCAGCGTTACATCACCGTATCTTAGCCCTGAAGAGCAGGGCAGAGCAGGAGCCTGAGACCCCAACGACAACCATCCCCGAGGCCGAGGTACCACAGTCTAACGAGGACGACAGCGACGAGGAAGACAATGCCTCTGCCTCAGCTTCAGCCTCCACTCCTGCTACGA GTAattcagagggaggagagaaccAGGCAACAGGAAGCACATAG
- the ranbp3b gene encoding ran-binding protein 3b isoform X2 has translation MADLANEDKAQKRSAEGSSAEDGEDSDKDEGSYCPPVKRERTSSFPPPHSVPKNNVFMPSSFCQSPTGNSDSEPEEKPVGFRLKPPTLIHGQAPSSGVPSQKPKEQQRSVLRPAVLQAPPSKSHIESNSSCGTNGVKKSSDGASVTQSFFLNNTEHSATLAKSQKHENEEDGASGNRDGDEREKKDTDVAISFVFGQNIKDRAKLEENSTEGKSKDGVPLDSQSEATNYFLQYISTPSSENAANSTDSGAKFVFGQNMSERVLSPPKGESSNEENKEVLAVPASEPSSQETTPEKVNSVSESLEESAAAYTKATAKKCILEKVDVKTGEESESNVLQMQCKLYVFEKTAQSWIERGRGLLRLNDMASTDDGTLQSRLVMRTQGSLRLILNTKLWPQMQVDKASEKSVRITAMDTEDQGVKVFLISASSKDIGQLAAALHHRILALKSRAEQEPETPTTTIPEAEVPQSNEDDSDEEDNASASASASTPATSNSEGGENQATGST, from the exons ATGGCGGACTTGGCAAACGAAG ATAAAGCACAGAAG CGATCTGCGGAGGGCTCAAGTGCAGAGGATGGAGAAG ATTCAGATAAAGACGAAGGGAGCTATTGCCCCCCTGTGAAAAGGGAAAGGACCTCATCGTTCCCACCCCCACATTCTG TTCCCAAGAACAATGTATTCATGCCCTCAAGTTTCTGCCAGTCTCCAACTGGGAACTCTGACTCTGAGCCAG AGGAGAAGCCTGTAGGATTCCGTTTAAAGCCACCAACTCTCATACATGGACAGGCACCAAGTTCAG GCGTCCCAAGTCAGAAACCCAAGGAGCAGCAACGCAGTGTCCTCCGCCCTGCAGTCCTCCAGGCGCCGCCCTCTAAATCACATATAGAGTCCA ATTCCAGTTGTGGAACCAACGGTGTGAAAAAGTCATCAGATGGGGCATCTGTGACCCAGTCCTTCTTCCTGAACAACACAGAGCACTCAGCCACCCTGGCCAAGTCACAG AAACATGAAAATGAGGAAGATGGAGCAAGTGGTAACAGAGACGGAGAcgaaagagagaagaaggacACAGATGTAGCAATATCTTTTGTGTTTGGTCAGAATATTAAAGACAGAGCAAAG TTGGAAGAGAACAGTACAGAAGGCAAGTCAAAGGATGGTGTTCCGCTGGACTCTCAATCAGAGGCCACTAATTATTTCTTACAGTACATCTCTACCCCAAG TTCAGAAAATGCCGCAAACAGTACAGACAGTGGGGCAAAATTTGTTTTTGGGCAGAACATGTCTGAACGAGTTCTG agTCCCCCGAAGGGCGAGTCCtcaaatgaggaaaataaagaaGTTTTAGCTGTCCCGGCTTCAGAGCCCTCATCCCAGGAAACCACCCCAGAGAAGG TGAACAGCGTGTCAGAGTCTTTGGAGGAGTCTGCAGCAGCTTACACCAAAGCCACAGCCAAGAAGTGCATCTTAGAGAAAGTTGACGTCAAAACTGGAGAGGAATCAGAAAGCAATGTTTTGCAG ATGCAGTGCAAGTTATATGTTTTTGAGAAGACTGCTCAGTCATGGATAGAGAGAGGTCGAGGTTTGCTGAGGCTCAACGACATGGCATCAACAGACGATGGCACGCTACAGTCCCGTCTAG TGATGAGGACCCAGGGCAGCCTCCGGTTGATCCTCAACACTAAACTTTGGCCCCAGATGCAGGTGGACAAGGCCAGCGAGAAGAGTGTACGAATCACTGCCATGGACACAGAGGACCAGGGGGTCAAGGTCTTTCTAATATCG gctagcTCTAAGGACATAGGTCAACTGGCTGCAGCGTTACATCACCGTATCTTAGCCCTGAAGAGCAGGGCAGAGCAGGAGCCTGAGACCCCAACGACAACCATCCCCGAGGCCGAGGTACCACAGTCTAACGAGGACGACAGCGACGAGGAAGACAATGCCTCTGCCTCAGCTTCAGCCTCCACTCCTGCTACGA GTAattcagagggaggagagaaccAGGCAACAGGAAGCACATAG
- the ranbp3b gene encoding ran-binding protein 3b isoform X3 yields MADLANEDKPAIAPPVFVFQKDKAQKRSAEGSSAEDGEDSDKDEGSYCPPVKRERTSSFPPPHSEEKPVGFRLKPPTLIHGQAPSSGVPSQKPKEQQRSVLRPAVLQAPPSKSHIESNSSCGTNGVKKSSDGASVTQSFFLNNTEHSATLAKSQKHENEEDGASGNRDGDEREKKDTDVAISFVFGQNIKDRAKLEENSTEGKSKDGVPLDSQSEATNYFLQYISTPSSENAANSTDSGAKFVFGQNMSERVLSPPKGESSNEENKEVLAVPASEPSSQETTPEKVNSVSESLEESAAAYTKATAKKCILEKVDVKTGEESESNVLQMQCKLYVFEKTAQSWIERGRGLLRLNDMASTDDGTLQSRLVMRTQGSLRLILNTKLWPQMQVDKASEKSVRITAMDTEDQGVKVFLISASSKDIGQLAAALHHRILALKSRAEQEPETPTTTIPEAEVPQSNEDDSDEEDNASASASASTPATSNSEGGENQATGST; encoded by the exons ATGGCGGACTTGGCAAACGAAG ACAAGCCTGCCATAGCACCccctgtgtttgttttccaAAAAGATAAAGCACAGAAG CGATCTGCGGAGGGCTCAAGTGCAGAGGATGGAGAAG ATTCAGATAAAGACGAAGGGAGCTATTGCCCCCCTGTGAAAAGGGAAAGGACCTCATCGTTCCCACCCCCACATTCTG AGGAGAAGCCTGTAGGATTCCGTTTAAAGCCACCAACTCTCATACATGGACAGGCACCAAGTTCAG GCGTCCCAAGTCAGAAACCCAAGGAGCAGCAACGCAGTGTCCTCCGCCCTGCAGTCCTCCAGGCGCCGCCCTCTAAATCACATATAGAGTCCA ATTCCAGTTGTGGAACCAACGGTGTGAAAAAGTCATCAGATGGGGCATCTGTGACCCAGTCCTTCTTCCTGAACAACACAGAGCACTCAGCCACCCTGGCCAAGTCACAG AAACATGAAAATGAGGAAGATGGAGCAAGTGGTAACAGAGACGGAGAcgaaagagagaagaaggacACAGATGTAGCAATATCTTTTGTGTTTGGTCAGAATATTAAAGACAGAGCAAAG TTGGAAGAGAACAGTACAGAAGGCAAGTCAAAGGATGGTGTTCCGCTGGACTCTCAATCAGAGGCCACTAATTATTTCTTACAGTACATCTCTACCCCAAG TTCAGAAAATGCCGCAAACAGTACAGACAGTGGGGCAAAATTTGTTTTTGGGCAGAACATGTCTGAACGAGTTCTG agTCCCCCGAAGGGCGAGTCCtcaaatgaggaaaataaagaaGTTTTAGCTGTCCCGGCTTCAGAGCCCTCATCCCAGGAAACCACCCCAGAGAAGG TGAACAGCGTGTCAGAGTCTTTGGAGGAGTCTGCAGCAGCTTACACCAAAGCCACAGCCAAGAAGTGCATCTTAGAGAAAGTTGACGTCAAAACTGGAGAGGAATCAGAAAGCAATGTTTTGCAG ATGCAGTGCAAGTTATATGTTTTTGAGAAGACTGCTCAGTCATGGATAGAGAGAGGTCGAGGTTTGCTGAGGCTCAACGACATGGCATCAACAGACGATGGCACGCTACAGTCCCGTCTAG TGATGAGGACCCAGGGCAGCCTCCGGTTGATCCTCAACACTAAACTTTGGCCCCAGATGCAGGTGGACAAGGCCAGCGAGAAGAGTGTACGAATCACTGCCATGGACACAGAGGACCAGGGGGTCAAGGTCTTTCTAATATCG gctagcTCTAAGGACATAGGTCAACTGGCTGCAGCGTTACATCACCGTATCTTAGCCCTGAAGAGCAGGGCAGAGCAGGAGCCTGAGACCCCAACGACAACCATCCCCGAGGCCGAGGTACCACAGTCTAACGAGGACGACAGCGACGAGGAAGACAATGCCTCTGCCTCAGCTTCAGCCTCCACTCCTGCTACGA GTAattcagagggaggagagaaccAGGCAACAGGAAGCACATAG
- the ranbp3b gene encoding ran-binding protein 3b isoform X7, which produces MADLANEDKPAIAPPVFVFQKDKAQKRSAEGSSAEDGEDSDKDEGSYCPPVKRERTSSFPPPHSEEKPVGFRLKPPTLIHGQAPSSDSSCGTNGVKKSSDGASVTQSFFLNNTEHSATLAKSQKHENEEDGASGNRDGDEREKKDTDVAISFVFGQNIKDRAKLEENSTEGKSKDGVPLDSQSEATNYFLQYISTPSSENAANSTDSGAKFVFGQNMSERVLSPPKGESSNEENKEVLAVPASEPSSQETTPEKVNSVSESLEESAAAYTKATAKKCILEKVDVKTGEESESNVLQMQCKLYVFEKTAQSWIERGRGLLRLNDMASTDDGTLQSRLVMRTQGSLRLILNTKLWPQMQVDKASEKSVRITAMDTEDQGVKVFLISASSKDIGQLAAALHHRILALKSRAEQEPETPTTTIPEAEVPQSNEDDSDEEDNASASASASTPATSNSEGGENQATGST; this is translated from the exons ATGGCGGACTTGGCAAACGAAG ACAAGCCTGCCATAGCACCccctgtgtttgttttccaAAAAGATAAAGCACAGAAG CGATCTGCGGAGGGCTCAAGTGCAGAGGATGGAGAAG ATTCAGATAAAGACGAAGGGAGCTATTGCCCCCCTGTGAAAAGGGAAAGGACCTCATCGTTCCCACCCCCACATTCTG AGGAGAAGCCTGTAGGATTCCGTTTAAAGCCACCAACTCTCATACATGGACAGGCACCAAGTTCAG ATTCCAGTTGTGGAACCAACGGTGTGAAAAAGTCATCAGATGGGGCATCTGTGACCCAGTCCTTCTTCCTGAACAACACAGAGCACTCAGCCACCCTGGCCAAGTCACAG AAACATGAAAATGAGGAAGATGGAGCAAGTGGTAACAGAGACGGAGAcgaaagagagaagaaggacACAGATGTAGCAATATCTTTTGTGTTTGGTCAGAATATTAAAGACAGAGCAAAG TTGGAAGAGAACAGTACAGAAGGCAAGTCAAAGGATGGTGTTCCGCTGGACTCTCAATCAGAGGCCACTAATTATTTCTTACAGTACATCTCTACCCCAAG TTCAGAAAATGCCGCAAACAGTACAGACAGTGGGGCAAAATTTGTTTTTGGGCAGAACATGTCTGAACGAGTTCTG agTCCCCCGAAGGGCGAGTCCtcaaatgaggaaaataaagaaGTTTTAGCTGTCCCGGCTTCAGAGCCCTCATCCCAGGAAACCACCCCAGAGAAGG TGAACAGCGTGTCAGAGTCTTTGGAGGAGTCTGCAGCAGCTTACACCAAAGCCACAGCCAAGAAGTGCATCTTAGAGAAAGTTGACGTCAAAACTGGAGAGGAATCAGAAAGCAATGTTTTGCAG ATGCAGTGCAAGTTATATGTTTTTGAGAAGACTGCTCAGTCATGGATAGAGAGAGGTCGAGGTTTGCTGAGGCTCAACGACATGGCATCAACAGACGATGGCACGCTACAGTCCCGTCTAG TGATGAGGACCCAGGGCAGCCTCCGGTTGATCCTCAACACTAAACTTTGGCCCCAGATGCAGGTGGACAAGGCCAGCGAGAAGAGTGTACGAATCACTGCCATGGACACAGAGGACCAGGGGGTCAAGGTCTTTCTAATATCG gctagcTCTAAGGACATAGGTCAACTGGCTGCAGCGTTACATCACCGTATCTTAGCCCTGAAGAGCAGGGCAGAGCAGGAGCCTGAGACCCCAACGACAACCATCCCCGAGGCCGAGGTACCACAGTCTAACGAGGACGACAGCGACGAGGAAGACAATGCCTCTGCCTCAGCTTCAGCCTCCACTCCTGCTACGA GTAattcagagggaggagagaaccAGGCAACAGGAAGCACATAG
- the ranbp3b gene encoding ran-binding protein 3b isoform X1, protein MADLANEDKPAIAPPVFVFQKDKAQKRSAEGSSAEDGEDSDKDEGSYCPPVKRERTSSFPPPHSVPKNNVFMPSSFCQSPTGNSDSEPEEKPVGFRLKPPTLIHGQAPSSGVPSQKPKEQQRSVLRPAVLQAPPSKSHIESNSSCGTNGVKKSSDGASVTQSFFLNNTEHSATLAKSQKHENEEDGASGNRDGDEREKKDTDVAISFVFGQNIKDRAKLEENSTEGKSKDGVPLDSQSEATNYFLQYISTPSSENAANSTDSGAKFVFGQNMSERVLSPPKGESSNEENKEVLAVPASEPSSQETTPEKVNSVSESLEESAAAYTKATAKKCILEKVDVKTGEESESNVLQMQCKLYVFEKTAQSWIERGRGLLRLNDMASTDDGTLQSRLVMRTQGSLRLILNTKLWPQMQVDKASEKSVRITAMDTEDQGVKVFLISASSKDIGQLAAALHHRILALKSRAEQEPETPTTTIPEAEVPQSNEDDSDEEDNASASASASTPATSNSEGGENQATGST, encoded by the exons ATGGCGGACTTGGCAAACGAAG ACAAGCCTGCCATAGCACCccctgtgtttgttttccaAAAAGATAAAGCACAGAAG CGATCTGCGGAGGGCTCAAGTGCAGAGGATGGAGAAG ATTCAGATAAAGACGAAGGGAGCTATTGCCCCCCTGTGAAAAGGGAAAGGACCTCATCGTTCCCACCCCCACATTCTG TTCCCAAGAACAATGTATTCATGCCCTCAAGTTTCTGCCAGTCTCCAACTGGGAACTCTGACTCTGAGCCAG AGGAGAAGCCTGTAGGATTCCGTTTAAAGCCACCAACTCTCATACATGGACAGGCACCAAGTTCAG GCGTCCCAAGTCAGAAACCCAAGGAGCAGCAACGCAGTGTCCTCCGCCCTGCAGTCCTCCAGGCGCCGCCCTCTAAATCACATATAGAGTCCA ATTCCAGTTGTGGAACCAACGGTGTGAAAAAGTCATCAGATGGGGCATCTGTGACCCAGTCCTTCTTCCTGAACAACACAGAGCACTCAGCCACCCTGGCCAAGTCACAG AAACATGAAAATGAGGAAGATGGAGCAAGTGGTAACAGAGACGGAGAcgaaagagagaagaaggacACAGATGTAGCAATATCTTTTGTGTTTGGTCAGAATATTAAAGACAGAGCAAAG TTGGAAGAGAACAGTACAGAAGGCAAGTCAAAGGATGGTGTTCCGCTGGACTCTCAATCAGAGGCCACTAATTATTTCTTACAGTACATCTCTACCCCAAG TTCAGAAAATGCCGCAAACAGTACAGACAGTGGGGCAAAATTTGTTTTTGGGCAGAACATGTCTGAACGAGTTCTG agTCCCCCGAAGGGCGAGTCCtcaaatgaggaaaataaagaaGTTTTAGCTGTCCCGGCTTCAGAGCCCTCATCCCAGGAAACCACCCCAGAGAAGG TGAACAGCGTGTCAGAGTCTTTGGAGGAGTCTGCAGCAGCTTACACCAAAGCCACAGCCAAGAAGTGCATCTTAGAGAAAGTTGACGTCAAAACTGGAGAGGAATCAGAAAGCAATGTTTTGCAG ATGCAGTGCAAGTTATATGTTTTTGAGAAGACTGCTCAGTCATGGATAGAGAGAGGTCGAGGTTTGCTGAGGCTCAACGACATGGCATCAACAGACGATGGCACGCTACAGTCCCGTCTAG TGATGAGGACCCAGGGCAGCCTCCGGTTGATCCTCAACACTAAACTTTGGCCCCAGATGCAGGTGGACAAGGCCAGCGAGAAGAGTGTACGAATCACTGCCATGGACACAGAGGACCAGGGGGTCAAGGTCTTTCTAATATCG gctagcTCTAAGGACATAGGTCAACTGGCTGCAGCGTTACATCACCGTATCTTAGCCCTGAAGAGCAGGGCAGAGCAGGAGCCTGAGACCCCAACGACAACCATCCCCGAGGCCGAGGTACCACAGTCTAACGAGGACGACAGCGACGAGGAAGACAATGCCTCTGCCTCAGCTTCAGCCTCCACTCCTGCTACGA GTAattcagagggaggagagaaccAGGCAACAGGAAGCACATAG